One Ranitomeya imitator isolate aRanImi1 chromosome 1, aRanImi1.pri, whole genome shotgun sequence DNA window includes the following coding sequences:
- the LOC138657320 gene encoding uncharacterized protein, with the protein MGHSGLHGLWRTGDMGIGDLVLERRTTRSLAPPIGSSNPTSQQANIDFIEPYNDTEDPEDTENPDDTEEADNTTDPDDTGDPDDTRDQDDTGDPDNTGDTDDTKDPDDTEDADNTDDPDDTRDPNDKRNPDSIEDQDDTGDPDDTEDPDDTEDPEDTGEPDNKGNPDNTGDPDDTGDPDDTEDPDDTEDPDDTEDTDDTGDPDDKGDPDNAEDQDDTGDPDNTAEPDNTGEPDDTEHPDDTDDPDDTGDPDDTGDPDDKGNPDNTKDQDDTGDTDDTEDQDNTGDPDDKGNPDNTDDPDDTEHPDDTDDPDDTGDPDDTGDPDDKGNPDNTKDQDDTGDTDDTEDQDNTGDPDDKGDLDNAEDQDDTEDPDDTEDPDDTEDPDIQETQTIQNNTDDPDNTEDPDDIGEPDDAEHPDDTEDPDGKGNPDNTEDQDNTENPDDTGEPDNTGDPDNTREPDNTGEPDDKGNPDNTGDPDDTDHPDDTDDPDDTGGPDDKGTPDNTKDQDITGNPDVTGDFDDTEDQDNEGDPDNTGEPENTEHPDDTEDPDDKGNPDNTDDPDNTGDPNNTGKPDDTEHPDDAGDPDNKGNSENTEDQDNTGDPNNTGDPDNTEDPDDTGEPDNTGDPDNTRERDNAEDQDDTGDPDDTDDSDDTEDQDDTGEPENTGNSHNAREPDNTGEPDDTDHPDDTGDPDDKGNPENTEDQDDTGDTDDTEDPENTEDQDDTGDPDDKGDPDNAEDQDDTGDPDDTGDPDNTDDPDDTDHPEDTDDPEDTGGRPRR; encoded by the exons ATGGGACACTCGGGATTacatggactatggcggacag gaGACATGGGAATTGGGGacttggtgttag AGAGGAGGACAACTAGATctttagcgccacctattggaagcagcaatcctacaagtcaacaaGCCAATATTGACTTTATTGAGCCTTACA ATGATACAGAAGACCCAGAAGATACAGAAAACCCAGACGATACAGAGGAAGCAGACAATACAACAGACCCAGATGATACAGGGGACCCAGATGATACAAGGGACCAAGATGATACAGGGGACCCAGacaatacaggagacacagacgaTACAAAAGACCCAGATGATACAGAAGACGCAGACAATACGGATGACCCAGACGACACAAGAGACCCAAACGATAAAAGGAACCCAGACAGTATAGAGGACCAAGACGATACAGGGGACCCAGATGATACAGAGGACCCAGATGATACAGAGGACCCAGAAGATACAGGAGAACCAGACAATAAAGGAAACCCAGACAATACAGGGGACCCAGATGATACAGGGGACCCAGATGATACAGAGGACCCTGATGATACAGAGGACCCAgatgatacagaggacacagatgaTACAGGAGACCCAGATGATAAAGGAGACCCAGACAATGCAGAGGACCAAGACGATACAGGGGACCCAGATAATACAGCGGAGCCAGACAATACAGGGGAGCCAGATGATACAGAGCATCCAGATGATACAGATGACCCAGACGATACAGGAGACCCAGACGATACAGGAGACCCAGACGATAAAGGAAACCCAGACAATACAAAGGATCAAGACGATACAGGGGACACAGATGATACAGAGGACCAAGACAATACAGGAGACCCAGATGATAAAGGAAACCCAGACAATACAGATGACCCAGACGATACAGAGCACCCAGACGACACAGATGACCCAGACGATACAGGAGACCCAGACGATACAGGAGACCCAGACGATAAAGGAAACCCAGACAATACAAAGGATCAAGACGATACAGGGGACACAGATGATACAGAGGACCAAGACAATACAGGAGACCCAGATGATAAAGGAGACCTAGACAATGCAGAGGACCAAGATGATACAGAGGACCCAGACGATACAGAGGACCCAGACGATACAGAGGACCCAGACATACAGGAGACCCAGACGATACAGA ACAATACAGATGACCCAGACAATACAGAGGACCCAGACGATATAGGGGAGCCAGATGATGCAGAGCACCCAGACGATACAGAGGACCCAGACGGTAAAGGAAACCCAGACAATACAGAGGACCAAGACAATACAGAGAATCCAGATGATACAGGAGAACCAGACAATACAGGGGACCCAGATAATACAAGGGAGCCAGACAATACAGGGGAGCCAGACGATAAAGGAAACCCAGACAATACAGGAGACCCAGATGATACAGATCACCCAGACGATACAGATGACCCAGACGATACAGGAGGCCCAGATGATAAAGGAACCCCAGACAATACAAAGGACCAAGACATTACAGGAAATCCAGATGTTACAGGAGACTTTGATGATACAGAGGACCAAGACAATGAAGGGGACCCAGACAATACCGGGGAGCCAGAAAATACAGAGCACCCGGATGATACAGAGGACCCAGACGATAAAGGAAACCCAGACAATACAGATGACCCAGACAATACAGGGGACCCAAACAATACAGGGAAGCCAGATGATACAGAGCACCCAGACGATGCAGGAGACCCAGACAATAAAGGAAACTCAGAAAATACAGAGGACCAAGACAATACAGGGGACCCAAACAATACAGGGGACCCTGACAATACAGAGGATCCAGATGATACAGGAGAACCAGACAATACAGGGGACCCAGATAATACAAGGGAGCGAGACAATGCAGAGGACCAAGATGATACAGGAGACCCAGATGATACAGATGACTCAGATGATACAGAGGACCAAGACGATACAGGAGAACCAGAAAATACAGGGAACTCACATAATGCAAGGGAGCCAGACAATACAGGGGAGCCAGACGATACAGATCACCCAGATGATACAGGAGACCCAGACGATAAAGGAAACCCAGAAAATACAGAGGACCAAGATGATACAGGGGACACAGATGATACAGAGGACCCAGAAAATACAGAGGACCAAGATGATACAGGGGACCCAGATGATAAAGGAGACCCAGACAATGCAGAGGACCAAGATGATACAGGAGACCCAGATGATACAGGGGACCCAGACAATACAGATGACCCAGATGATACAGATCATCCAGAGGATACAGATGACCCAGAAGATACAGGAGGGAGGCCCAGACGATAA